In a single window of the Saccharothrix australiensis genome:
- a CDS encoding MBL fold metallo-hydrolase, translated as MLVIGFPTGALQANCFLLAPEAGGPCVVVDPGQDAAEPIAEALREHRLSPVAVLLTHGHFDHAFSVAPVCDGNDVPAWIHPDDRELLSDPLKGISAESRAFFGGNLEMREPREVRELTDAAELDLAGLRLTVDHTPGHTGGSVMFRAGTEEGGRLVLSGDTLFAGSIGRTDLPGGDHRAMLTSLRTKVLTLHDDTVVLPGHGPTTTIGRERVSNPFLLELGDDAPAAPHRGL; from the coding sequence GTGCTGGTGATCGGGTTCCCCACCGGCGCCCTCCAGGCCAACTGCTTCCTGCTGGCCCCGGAGGCGGGTGGGCCGTGCGTGGTGGTCGACCCCGGCCAGGACGCGGCCGAGCCGATCGCCGAGGCGCTGCGGGAGCACCGCTTGTCGCCGGTCGCCGTGCTGCTCACGCACGGTCACTTCGACCACGCCTTCTCCGTCGCGCCGGTCTGCGACGGCAACGACGTACCCGCGTGGATCCACCCCGACGACCGCGAGCTGCTGTCGGACCCGCTGAAGGGCATCAGCGCCGAGTCGCGCGCGTTCTTCGGCGGGAACCTGGAGATGCGCGAGCCGCGCGAGGTGCGCGAGCTGACCGACGCGGCCGAACTGGACCTGGCGGGGTTGCGGCTGACCGTCGACCACACACCGGGCCATACCGGCGGGTCGGTGATGTTCCGCGCCGGCACCGAGGAGGGCGGACGGCTCGTGCTGTCCGGCGACACCCTCTTCGCCGGCTCCATCGGACGCACCGACCTGCCGGGTGGCGACCACCGCGCGATGCTGACGTCACTGCGCACGAAGGTGTTGACGTTGCACGACGACACGGTGGTCCTGCCCGGCCACGGGCCCACGACGACCATCGGCCGTGAGCGCGTGAGCAACCCGTTCCTGCTGGAACTGGGCGACGACGCGCCCGCCGCACCGCACCGAGGACTGTAG
- a CDS encoding spermidine synthase, with product MGRTRKADETVTREVDSGIAELVPDPDVPRAWTLHLNGTPQSHVDLDDPRHLEFEYVRRIAHVADLVAPDDEPIRALHLGGGALSLPRYIADTRPRSTQQVVEVDAALIDLVRGLLPLDRTWRVKIRNGDARAVLAKAPEDTFDLVVTDVFAGARTPAHLTSVEFVSLAARTLRGGGIYAANIGDGGALKFAKAQAATVRAVFPHVCVVAEPAVFRGRRFGNFVLLGSHVELPVPDLSRRTASDPFPGRVEHDESLVRFIGGTPATTDATATQSPQPPKGTWGLPDD from the coding sequence GTGGGACGCACCCGGAAGGCCGACGAGACCGTCACGAGGGAGGTCGACTCGGGCATCGCGGAACTCGTCCCCGACCCGGACGTGCCGCGCGCGTGGACGCTGCACCTCAACGGCACCCCGCAGTCCCACGTGGACCTGGACGACCCCCGGCACCTGGAGTTCGAGTACGTCCGCCGGATCGCCCACGTCGCCGACCTCGTCGCGCCCGACGACGAACCGATCCGCGCCCTGCACCTGGGCGGCGGCGCGCTGTCGCTGCCGCGGTACATCGCCGACACCCGCCCCCGGTCGACGCAGCAGGTCGTGGAGGTCGACGCCGCCCTGATCGACCTGGTCCGGGGCCTGCTCCCGCTGGACCGCACGTGGCGGGTGAAGATCCGCAACGGCGACGCCCGCGCGGTGCTGGCGAAAGCGCCGGAGGACACGTTCGACCTGGTGGTGACCGACGTGTTCGCGGGCGCGCGCACGCCGGCGCACCTGACGTCGGTCGAGTTCGTGTCGCTCGCGGCGCGCACCCTGCGCGGCGGCGGCATCTACGCGGCGAACATCGGCGACGGCGGCGCGCTGAAGTTCGCGAAGGCCCAGGCGGCGACCGTGCGGGCGGTGTTCCCGCACGTGTGCGTCGTGGCCGAGCCCGCGGTGTTCCGGGGACGGCGGTTCGGCAACTTCGTCCTGCTCGGCTCGCACGTGGAGCTGCCCGTGCCGGACCTGAGCAGGCGCACCGCGAGCGACCCGTTCCCCGGTCGGGTGGAGCACGACGAGTCGCTGGTCAGGTTCATCGGCGGTACGCCCGCGACGACCGACGCCACCGCCACCCAGTCCCCGCAGCCGCCGAAGGGCACGTGGGGCCTGCCCGACGACTGA
- the hisS gene encoding histidine--tRNA ligase: protein MTAFSAPKGVPDYFPPTSATFLAVRETLVDSARRAGYGYVELPVFEDTALFARGVGESTDVVSKEMYTFTDRGGRSITLRPEGTAGVMRAVIEHGLDQGQLPVKLAYAGQFFRAEQPQAGRYRQFHQVGVEAIGVDDPALDAEVIAVGDEAFRRMGLTGYRLELTSLGDSSDRPAYRERLQAFLAGLPLDAETRRRAEINPLRVLDDKRPEVRAMVDAAPLMRDHLSDASRAHYEQVKGYLDDLGVKYVENPRMVRGLDYYTKTCFEFVHDGLGAQSAIGGGGRYDGLMEQLGGRPLSGVGFGLGVDRTLLACQVEGVRPGDVSRCDVYGVPLGEAAKARLVALSASLRAAGVRFDLAYGGKGLKGAMKGADRSGARFALVLGERDIEAGVVQLKELATGDQREVPLADVLISVREALGR, encoded by the coding sequence GTGACCGCGTTCTCCGCGCCCAAGGGTGTTCCCGACTACTTCCCGCCCACCTCCGCCACGTTCCTGGCCGTCCGCGAGACCCTGGTGGACTCCGCGCGCCGCGCCGGGTACGGCTACGTCGAGCTGCCCGTCTTCGAGGACACCGCGCTGTTCGCGCGCGGCGTCGGCGAGTCCACCGACGTGGTCTCGAAGGAGATGTACACGTTCACCGACCGCGGCGGGCGGTCGATCACGCTGCGCCCCGAGGGCACGGCGGGCGTGATGCGGGCCGTCATCGAGCACGGCCTCGACCAGGGCCAGCTGCCGGTGAAGCTCGCCTACGCCGGCCAGTTCTTCCGCGCCGAGCAGCCCCAGGCGGGCCGCTACCGGCAGTTCCACCAGGTCGGCGTCGAGGCGATCGGCGTGGACGACCCGGCGCTGGACGCCGAGGTGATCGCGGTCGGCGACGAGGCGTTCCGCCGGATGGGCCTCACCGGCTACCGGCTGGAGCTGACGTCGCTGGGCGACTCGTCGGACCGGCCCGCGTACCGGGAGCGGCTCCAGGCGTTCCTGGCCGGGCTGCCGCTGGACGCCGAGACGCGCCGGCGGGCCGAGATCAACCCGCTGCGGGTGCTGGACGACAAGCGCCCCGAGGTGCGGGCGATGGTGGACGCCGCGCCGCTCATGCGCGACCACCTGTCCGACGCGTCGCGCGCCCACTACGAGCAGGTCAAGGGCTACCTGGACGACCTGGGCGTGAAGTACGTCGAGAACCCGCGGATGGTGCGCGGCCTGGACTACTACACCAAGACGTGCTTCGAGTTCGTCCACGACGGCCTGGGCGCGCAGTCCGCGATCGGCGGCGGCGGCCGGTACGACGGGCTGATGGAGCAGCTGGGCGGCCGGCCGCTGTCCGGGGTCGGGTTCGGCCTCGGCGTGGACCGGACCCTGCTGGCGTGCCAGGTGGAGGGCGTGCGGCCGGGTGACGTGTCGCGGTGCGACGTGTACGGCGTGCCGCTGGGCGAGGCCGCGAAGGCGCGGCTGGTGGCGCTGTCGGCGTCGCTGCGCGCGGCGGGCGTGCGGTTCGACCTCGCCTACGGCGGCAAGGGGCTCAAGGGCGCGATGAAGGGCGCCGACCGGTCCGGCGCGCGGTTCGCGCTGGTGCTGGGCGAGCGGGACATCGAGGCGGGCGTCGTGCAGCTCAAGGAGCTGGCGACCGGCGACCAGCGCGAGGTGCCGCTGGCGGACGTGCTGATCTCGGTGCGGGAGGCGTTGGGCCGGTGA